The stretch of DNA GAACAGAAAAAATAAAAGGATATTTCCTAAATCAGCCATTTAACTAAATCCTAACTATATGGTTTTAAATCTCAGGGGAAGAATAATCGGCTTCATACTTTGAAGCACATTTAGCTTGTATACGTTCTGCATTGAAAACGCCATCTGGTTGCAGTTTTCCTGAAACAATCACTTCGGCGTCCATATCATTGTTAAACGTGTCTGGAATCGGATCTTTCCCGATATAGTGGATGCTCAATTCAGAGCCTCCTTCTGTAATAATAAAGTCCAGATCAAGATTGTTTCGAACAATACTACCCTTTTTCAAGTCACCATTCACCTTCAGTGTCAGCGCTTGAGCCCGTGAGCCCAACAACGCAATCTCACTTACGCTTTTTGAGTAGGACATGGTAGTATCTTCTTTCATACCCTGAACTGCCAGCACAATCACTGCGGCAACAATGACCAGAGTACCAATTACAAATTTTAGTTTGTTGCTATTCAATGGATATAACTCCTATTTATGATTTGAACATATTCACAAGTCTATCTTTTATCGACATTGCTGCCGGTTCAAGATTTACAGGATACACCTCAACGGGATCACCCCGAAGAATATTTTCTGGATTTTGCTTAAGCAATAAGTCTGCATAATCAACGCCGTATCTCTCTGATAACCAGTCATATCCAGGTTTTGAATAAAGTGGTCTGGCCTGTATATTATGACTGTCACTTCCAACGAGATGCACGGCGTCTCTGTCAAACAGAAAATTGGCAAGCTTTTCAGTATTAGGTCCCAGTGTACCAAGAAATGACCCGATATCCAACTGTGTTGGACAGCCCATATTTATCAACTCTTCCAATCTTTTAGGATCTCGTTGCCAGGGTTTAATTCGCTCGGGATGCGCAATGATTGGGGTAACTCCTCGGCGAGTGATCTCATAGATGATGCGCTCAAGATTATTTGGTACCGAATGGAAGGCGAATTCGAGGAGCAGGTATTTACCACCAATAAGGACTTCAAGCTCCTCAAGAATGATGGGCAACATATCCTGGTATCGAACTTCTGCAGCAACTGTAACTTCAACGGGAAGTTCGTGAGCTCCAATAAGCTCCATAACCGTTTGTTTGCCCTTTTCAATCTTAGCTTTCCACTCTCCAGTCCCCTTGATAATATCTGCTTCGTACAGGTGTGGAGTTAATACGAGATGATTGACTCCCTGCCTCACGGCCTCTTTTAGCATAGATAGTGCCATATCTTCATTTTTGGCACCGTCATCTACTGCTGGAAGCATATGATTGTGAATATCTATCATATCAGGATCAATAACCTTCTAAAATACTGGAGTTTCTGTATAGGTTCCGTAAACAACCCTCATTGCTTCAACCATCTCCCCAAGCGTGGCTGAT from Candidatus Neomarinimicrobiota bacterium encodes:
- a CDS encoding cytochrome c maturation protein CcmE, producing MNSNKLKFVIGTLVIVAAVIVLAVQGMKEDTTMSYSKSVSEIALLGSRAQALTLKVNGDLKKGSIVRNNLDLDFIITEGGSELSIHYIGKDPIPDTFNNDMDAEVIVSGKLQPDGVFNAERIQAKCASKYEADYSSPEI